The Passer domesticus isolate bPasDom1 chromosome 22, bPasDom1.hap1, whole genome shotgun sequence genomic sequence TTGTGATCAATTTTGACCTGCCTGTGGATAAGGATGGCAATCCAGACAACGAGACCTACCTGCACCGCATCGGCCGCACCGGCCGCTTCGGCAAGCGAGGGCTGGCCATTAACATGGTGGACAGCAAGCACAGCATGAACATTCTCAACAGAATCCAGGAACATTTCAGTACGTATCCTCAGGCTTTCTCCTTTCTCTAACCTGTTGAATCACTGCAGAATTTGGCTTGTTGGCTGCTGAGCAGGTCTAAGGGTGTTTGTTGAGCTTAAACGGGCGGCAGAGGAGCGCAGCAGGAGCGTTTGGTGTAGCATCGCTTGGGATTGTGACCTGCTGCCTCTGACAGGAGCAGAATAAATCAGGCTGTGTTTGCTGTCTGCCTGGATAGTCCTTGAAGTGGATGTTCAGGTAACACTGGAGCACCCAGATGGGCCTTTGGTAAAAAGAAACAgttttcatttgtatttttaaaacctgACTGAACATTCCCTGATAAACCAGAACTCAGGTCCAGCCAAGGAGAGCAGCATTCCCTTCTCTGCTCAGTGTTAAGAAATCTGAcctatttctcttctttcccagaCAAAAAGATAAACAAATTGGATACTGACGACTTGGATGAAATTGAGAAGATAAATAACTGAAATAGCTGCTGGAACTGGTGTGTGCCCTGCTGTGGAAGCTCTCCCACTACAATTGGATCAGCGTTTGGATTGGCACAGCCTCTCGGCTCGTCCTGAAAAGGACTCTTCAAGATATGAGTACACAAAAATTACCTCATGTTCAAAATTGCAGTTGGACTTCAAATTGTGCAACtatggggaggaagaggaaatgtTTACAGAAGCTTTTAACATTTCTTAGTTTAGCCTTAAAATGGGATGATCTTTGGAATTCTGAGAAATACACTTGCCAAAAGAGAGGCAATAGGGAATacctaaaattttaaaaggaaaacaaacattattttctttaattggAATAATGTGCAGCATTAACCTGATCAGTTTAAATTCAACAGCTGAGTATATAGTGGAcataaggaaaggaaaaaataaaaatagaaaaaagaaagaaaacctaaaaaccccaaacaaggCAGCTTGTTTTTGGCTAAATACTTAACTTGTACAAACTAGGATGTCATTCTCTTTGGAGCTCCCCTGAGCTCTTTAAGACTCATTTCTGGCTTTCTGCCCTGCTTTTCCTTACATAAGTTGTCCTGAGGATGTCTCCAGTAGCTCCTACTTGCAAGCACAGGTGCCGTGTCGCTTTGCTGGgcagtattttcttttccttgtcctGGATTTGTTGGGATGGCCGCTCTCTGTGATGTGGGTGGTGGTGACACTACAGAAGTTCATCCCAAGTGTTTCACCTGACTATGGTGTGGGTGGGTGGGGTGGGAGGGGCAGTATGAAGGGAACTGTACTAATGGATTGCCTGATTAAATTCACCTCTGTCAGTGAAATTCACCATTGGTTAAATGCACCGCGCTGTGAAGCTCAGCATGGGTAATATACAGAGCTGTTGGGCTTCACCCATCAGATACAGGattaaaagaacaaacaaatcATGATAGCCTGCATTGACCAAACAAATGTACCTTTAGAACACCAAATTTACCTGTTGCAGTACGTTTCAGTTACCAGAGTTTTGAGTCAAATTGCTCAGCCAAATTGCAGGTGGGAAGTGCTCCATAGTGCAAAATACTGTTGTTGGTCCCTGCCCCGGGGTGTTCCATGGAGAAGGAAGGATTcacagctcctggagaaggaaGGATGATGCCTCCTGTGTGTTGGGACCACTCTTGTGCACACAGCTGGACACTGTgggctgctcccccagcccagtcTCCAGGAGAAGGAGGCTCCTGAACCAGAACTTAGGGTGCACAGCTCTTTGTTGGGGGGAAATGGGACATGCATGAGCAGCCATGGGCCTGCTACTCAGCGTGGGAATCATGTCAAAACAAATGTATAAATTGTAAATTTAAACTGAATTGTTTTCTTTGCAATTTTGGCCATCATATTCTGTTCAAAGACAGGAATATGGATCCTTTTACCAAGTAAAAAAAGGCTCATTTAAAATGTACCTAAAATTTTAGGAAATTGTGCACCCTTTTATCAATTTGTATAAAGGCtttagtgaagaaaaaaaaccagcttaaaattaaactttttgTATTCTGGGGTGTAtctatttttattctgttggaaTCCTATTTAAAGTGGCAGGTGAGTGAGTGCTTGCGTGTGGAGTGGAAGACTTGATTTAATCACCTACTTTCCTAGTACAGTTGAATGACCTGGTGACAGCAGAGTATTGGGTTGAATTGTCatggaagctgctgctggtcctGTGTGCTGTTTCTAATGTACTTTTAATTGGAATTAAAGAACACATAGTGAACAATTCCTTTGCTGACTTCTTGCTTGAATACTTTGTTGGTGTTTAAAAGCCTCAGTAAGGACATTCTCATCCAAAAGTCCTGATAAGTTTTATATTTGTGCAGAATGAATTTTAGTGCTGAAATTCTTAAAAGGTTCCCACAAAGAAGCTTGTTAAATGATTCCATACAATAAATGAGGTCAAATGAGTATTGTTCTTCCCCCTGTGCTTCTTGTGCTGTACTTAAAATTGCTGCTAAAATCTCCCCAGAACAGTTCTGAAGGGAAGAGAAGAACTGAGGGAGAAAAGAGGTgttttccctgccctgtgcttgtCTAGATCAAGACTTGATGTTTTTTTGCCCATCTTTGGAGATGCTGTAGCCTGGGTGAGGTGATTAGAACCAAACTCATCAGGAGGATGAACTTAATCAGGAGGAACATCCTGCAGCATGAGAAATCCACCACGAGCCAAGTGACTCTGAATTGTCTGATTGTTCTGTTcttgctcagagcccctgtGCTCTCACAGCTGCCTGGTGGTCCCCAGCTCTGGTCACAGCTTGTCACTGATGAATTGTGCTTCTTCCTTGGCTGCAGGCTTGTACTGAGCACAGGATGCAGACACAAACTTCAGGAAGGTGGTATGGAGGACAGCTGACCATCCAAAGGCTGGTTTGGGCAGCCCCTGAGGTATTTGCCATCAAATTGATGGTTTCTTAAGAGCAGGTGTGATGGACAAACCTCAGCTCATGGAAATCATTTAAAGTTGAAATTTCAGCCTAAAAGGTTTTATTTAACACAGGATTAAAATACTCTGAAATATAGGAGTAACACAGTACCCACAACAAGCAGAAAGAGGAATTAACCACCTAACTCTGAAGGAAACTGGAAAATGGTCCCTTTTCCTGAAACCAAGTGAAATACtttgtggttctgttgaaggcATCCAGATGTTTCGATATCCAGGACTGCTGCTGAGTGATTCCCAtcacagcagcagggaccaCTGTTCCATCAGATACTGGTTTTACAAAGCTGCTGAACACTTGATTTAGCATCAGGTATCACACTCACAGCCAGCACCAGCAatcagctttctgctcctgttGTGTTTGTGCTCCTGTGCCTAGTTGGTTTGGCACTTACACTGAGCTTCAAAATAAATTTGGTTTGCCTCAAAACATTTAAACTCACTCATCTGTGTGGCATTGTTAAAGGAGATTAAAAATTACTGCCTTTGAAATTCCATTAAAAACTAGaagatatttctctttttttagcaCAAGCACATTGTGTTTGCCTAAACCTGCCAAGTCACCCGACCAGCCTTTTAATGATGGTTTAGTAAAAGATGGCTTACTCCTTGAGCCAATTCCCAGTCAAATCCCATTAATATCTTATTTAAAAATTCCCAAAGCAGCACTTGCTCCTTGGACTAACTTCAGTGTAAAGGCATTAAATGGAATTATCTGTAAAAAAATCCCTTCTTAACTATCCACCTTTTCTTACCTATGGATCACATGAGCCAAATAACAGAAGGAAAACTAAGGAGAAAATCCTGTTGCTCCCCAAGACAgccaaaataataattatttgttATTAAAAAGATTATTTAGTCACAGTTAAGAGCTGGACTGAGGTTACCTAGAAAGACCTGAGCCCTCACAGCTATTTTATGATCAGTCTTGCAATTTAATACTTCACAATAACTCATTCATgtgttattattgttatttccagatgggtttggggtttgatcTCCCTTTCAGTCTCTTGAGAAGACATTTAGCATAATGATAATCTACTGAAGGTGGTCCTGTAGCTCAACCAGTTCTGTTTCTACCTTCCCAAATGGTGCTTCTGCATTCAGAGAAGTGGTACCTTCCCAAAACATAGAAAAGGACAAGGGGAGAGGTCTTGAATACCTGAGTTTTCAAAGAACATCAGGAACTTCAGCAAACCAGAAAGGCTGAAGGTTGGTGGTGCTGAAGCAGAAATTTGTGatggcacaggtgacacaggcTGTTCTGTATGAATCGAGTTTATACATCTGAAATACTATTTCAAGTACTGCTACATATCCATAACTCTGCTTCCTGGGGATTTTGTGGGAGATAGAAGGTTAAGAAGGAGGTGCAGGAAGCATCAGACTCTCAGTTTTTGGAAGAAGCACTGCACCCCACTGAGCAGAAGAACCCACGGCGTCTCTGTGTGCCTAAAGATCTGCTGCATCGTGCTGCTCGTCCTGTCGGATGCACAGCACGGACCTGGGGAGGATCCCGCACTCCTGAAGGGACTTGGAAAGGTCACAGAAGCTCCTCCGGGGCACCTCCATGGTTTCAATGCTGCAGTGTTGGTAGTTGGCCAACAGTTTCTGTCCTGCCACAGCAAGGACGGTCTGGAGGCTGTCAGAGGGCTTGAAGTGGTGCTCAAACCTCTGCCCGGAGGGAGATCGGACAGCGAGCAGCACGTGCGGCTCCTCCGAGCTtgcaggggacacccaggggctcccctgcctgcccccctGCTCGGGGGCACAGTACACCTGTGAGCTGTCTTCGGTGGGAATGCCGCTTCCTGACAGTGTGCTGGCAGATCCCTGTCCTCCAGAAAAAGGCTTGCTGGCTTTTGGAGCATCCTCCTGCCCCCCGCTCACTTCCAGCCGGTTGGTCTGCTCAGCCAACGCCTCCACGGCGCTGCTCCCTGCGCCCTTCCCGCCGATGGAGGGGAGCACCCGGTACCTGTtcagggaggaggagcagctcttcaAAGGCACTTGCTGCAGGAGCTTTGGGATTTTGCCAGGAgacacctgggcaggtgggaATGCTGCTTTTGTGAGCGGTGCTCTCCGGCTCTTCACTAATTCCCGAGGAGAGGCTGCCGGCGGGGAACACGGCACCTGGCACAGGCAGGCTTCTGTGCCCTGACGGTGGCTCAGGCTTGGCCTCTGTCCCTTGGCAGATTTGGGTCTGGAGACGTGCATGGTGATGGTGCTGGCCCACAGCAGAGGGGCCGTGCCCAGAGGGAAGTGGAGCTGAGCTGGTGCTGAGTCCTGGAAAGCAGCTGTGGCCATCGCACCTGCGGGATGGAGCAGAGGGAAAGTTACAGGAGCTGGCCAGGAGGCTTCACCCTCCCTGAGGCTCCCATGCTGTGCTGCCTGTCAGGTAATAACAGAGTAAATCTGGGGTATCACTGCATGGGCACCACTGGGCatcactgggcaccactgggCATCACTGGGTATCACTGGGCATCACTGGGCATCACTGCTACCCTGCAGTGCAGTAAGGGCTGAGTCCCAGGGGGTGGGAGATGTGCTCTTTGTAGGGACTGGCTTTGGTAGGAATTGTGTAAAGTTGacccagggctttggggagtCATACCCTTTGCCACTGAATGTAAGGTTTTGATGGAAAGaacaatttctttcttctgaagCTGGAAACTCAACACAAATAGGAGATGAGTGAAGCTCAGAGCACAACTCTGGTCTTCTCACTGTTCCTGCGGTGGCAGATTCAGTTCCCATTGTGGATTTTGGGATAAGACTGACTTCACTTCATATTTTAAAGGTATCTCAAAATCACTGAGATTGAAAAACCCTGATTCAATACACAGAAACCTGTTCTGACTCTCCAGTGACCAAAAGCTTGGTCCAAAAGTGTCCAAAATTCTCTGCTTACCAGAGAATGATTAACTtgagggaatggctggagctgtgtcagggcaggGTTATGTTGGATATCAGGGAAacgttcttcccccagagggtgctgggcactgcccaggctccccagggaatgggcacagccttgaggctgccagagctccaggagcatttaGACAAGGCTCTCAGGGATGCCCAGgatgggattgttggggtgtctgtgcagggccaggagctggactggataTTCCTTGTGGGTcccctccagctcaggatattccatgattctgtgatacaaCCTCCCCTGAGGAGGAAGCCCCGTTCTGCTGCGTGTTTCCCAAAGgaagctgtgcctggagctcacAGCCACTGGGTCACAACCTCACAACATTTTGGACAAGTGCCACAGGGAACCTCCTCCTCTGTTGCTGTGGGTTTTGTGGCAGCATTTACCAAGGGGGGTGGGAAAAGGTCACCTTGGATTGCTTGGGATTCTCCAGAAATGACACAGTCACATTCAGCTGCTGTTTGTCccccagcagtgcagagctCAATGCAAACCTCAGGAGCTCAGCAAAGCCAAGGGCAAATCCTTACACCTGGCTTGGGgccatcccagcacagctgggtggAGGAGGGATGAAGAGAAACTCTGGGAGAAGAACAACCTGCAGAGCTGTCTCCAGCTCAggggtgcccagcacagggaggagctggagctgctggagagtccagaggaggcaccagcatgagcagagggatggagcagctctgctgggaggaaaggctgagagaactggcattgttcagcctggagagaggaggctccagggtggccttccagtgcctgaagggaacggacaggaaagatggagagagactgtGGGCAAGGGCCTGGAGAGACAGGACAGGGAGAATGGCTTCCCaaggacagagggcagggttacaTGGACCTTGGGatgaaatccttccctgtgagggtgggcaggccctggcacaggtgcccctggatccctggaagtgtcccaggccaggttggacagggctgggagcagcctgggacagtggaaggtgtccctgcctatggcaggggtggaacaagatgttctttaagttcccttccaacccaaacccttctgggaTTCTATTCCAAACCAAACAGAGAGAGCAGCCCCTGTGGCACTTTGCCAGTGATGTGTTTGTTATTTAACACTTCActtctcctccagctcagcACGGCCAAGGCAGAGtcccagcacaccctgcccagccccagctgacaGACCTGTCCCTCTGAGCCCCCAGCcgaaggggacagggacactggccCGGGTGACTCATCCCAGCCTCCCAGGAGcctggggagggacaggggctgTACCTGCCCCTCACTGCCGCTAACAAATACACTCCAAGGCAACAACGCCCTGAGGCAGAACTCCCAAGGCCCGGGAGCACTCACAAACACCCCCAGCCATGCTGCCACTTCCAAGAACAAACCCCGGACCAACCAACCTGGCAGCAGCCCCGGTGGGGCCCTCGGCGAGCGCCTGCACTGGCCCAGCACGGCGCACGGCAGAGGGGACAGGCTGAAAACACTGTGGGATGGGGAAGCACAGctagccagggctgtgcccccaCACGGGTGCCCCCAGGGCCCGGGAGCCGGGCACTGCACACCCCTGGTCCCTGCAGGGATCCCGGCTgcgccaggctggcagggacagtgccagcTCAGCCCGTGCCACCTCCGTGCTCCAGCAGGGCCGGCCCAGAGCGCAGGGCACAGGACGGTCTGGGATATCTTTGGGGGGACACTCCGCAGCCTCCCTGGGCAAGGTATTGCAGGTGTTAGTCCATCCTCATGTTCAGGGGGAACTTCCTGGGCACCACTGCCTGCCCGCTGCCCTTGTCCTGTGAGGGATGGcgcagccccaggcagagcccGCGGTGCCACGGCCCGGCCGGGCCCACAGCTGGGTgacccatcccattcccatccctgtcctgccccgccggcagagcccggcccGCTAGCGCGGCTGCACGGCCCCAGAGGCGGACCCCgctccctgcccctgtccctgtgccggTGCCGGTCCCTGTGTCGGTGTCGGTCCctgtgccggtgccggtgccggtgccggtgccgttCCTGGTCCCGGTCCCTgcgccggtgccggtgccggtgccggtgccggtcccAGTGCCGGTGCCgttcccggtcccggtcccggtcccggtgccgttcccggtcccggtcccggtcccggtgccggtgccggtgccggtgccggtcccggtgccggtgccggtgccgcggCGGCCCCGCCGTCCCTCAcctgccccgcgcccgccgcacGGCGCCGTTGCCGTGGCGACCGCGGCACTTCCGGGCGCGCCGCAGCCCCGCCCACAGCCCCGTGCGGCCCCGCCCACAGCCCCGGTGCGGCCCCGCCCCAGCGCCCCCCCGCGAGCCGGGCACAGCAGCGCCCgtgggaacgggaacgggaatgggaatggggaatggggaatggggaatggggaacggGAACGagaacgggaacgggaatgggaacgggaacggggaaaggggaatggggaatggggaatggggaatgggaacgggaacggggaaaggggaatggggaatgggaacgggaatggggaaaggggaatggggaatgggaacgggaacgggaatgggaacgggaacggggaatggggaatggggaatggggaatggggaatggggaatggggaatggggaacggGAACGagaacgggaacgggaatgggaacgggaacggggaaaggggaatggggaatggggaatggggaatgggaacgggaacggggaaaggggaatggggaatgggaacgggaatggggaACGGGGaaaggggaatgggaatgggaacggggatggggaaaggggaatggggaatgggaatgggaatggggaaaggggaatggggaatgggaatgggaacgggaatggggaaaggggaatggggaatgggaacgggaatggggaaaggggaatggggaatggggaatggggaatgggaacgggaatgggaacgggaatggggaaaggggaatggggaatgggaacaggaatggggaaaggggaaaggggaatggggaatggggaatgggaacgggaatgggaacgggaatggggaaaggggaatggggaatgggaacgggaatggggaACGGGGaaaggggaatgggaatgggaacggggatggggaaaggggaatggggaatgggaatgggaatggggaaaggggaatggggaatgggaatgggaacgggaatggggaaaggggaatggggaatgggaacgggaatggggaaaggggaatggggaatgggaacaggaatggggaaaggggaaaggggaatggggaatggggaatgggaacgggaatgggaacgggaatggggaaaggggaatggggaatgggaatgggaacggggatagaaatggaaatggggatgggaacaaggaacgggaatgggaatggggagtgggaatgggaacaaggaacgggaatgggaatggggaaagggaatgggaacgggaatggggagtgggaatgggaatgggaatggggagtgggaatgggaatgggaatggggagtgggaatgggaatgggaatggggagtgggaatgggaatgggaacgggaacgggaatggggatggggaaagggaatgggaacgggaatgggaatggggaaagggaatgggaacaaggaacgggaatgggaatggggaaagggaatgggaacgggaatgggaatggggaatgggaatgggaatgggaatgggaatggggatagaaatggaaatggggatgggaacaaggaacgggaatgggaatggggaaagggaatgggaatgaggaatgggaatggggaatggggatggggaggggaacAGGAACAGAGAATAGGGATGGGAACAGGAacagggaatgggaacgggaatgggaacagggatgggaacgggaacagggaatgggaacagggatgggaatggggaatgggaacagggaaCAGGGAATGGAATGGGAATGTGAAATGGGAACGGGGgatgggaaggggaaaggggaatggGGAATTGGGATgagaatggggaatggggatgggaacgggaacgggaatgggaatgggggatgggaaggggaaaggggaatggGGAATTGGGATgagaatggggaatggggatgggaacgggaacgggaatgggaatggggaatgggaatgaggaatgggaatggggagtgggaatgggaatgagaACAGGAACTGGGGATGGGAACGGAGAATGGGCATAGGAATGGGAACGGGGACGGGAATGCGAAACTgaacagggatggatgggagtgGAGATGGGAACAGGCAGGAGGGGGCAGTCAGGATGTCCTGGGATGGATTCAGGGGAACTGGGGAGGGACAGTTGGGATGTTCTGAGATGGATCCAAGGATGGGGGGATGGACAGTTGGGGTGTCCTGGATGTCCTGGGATGGATCCAAGGACGGGGGGATGGACAGTTGGGGTGTCCTGGATGTCCTGGGATGGATCCAAGGACagacccagggatggggcagctggggggtTCCAGggtggagccagggctgggcataGCTGGGATATCCCGGTGTGGATACAGGGATGGGGACAACCAGGCTGTCCCGGGTGgatggagccagggctgggagcggCTGTGATGTCCCAGGGGGTCCCGGGGGATGTCcccaggctcagggacagcttCAGGCCTGGCACGGCacgggagcagccccgggacTTTGGGAAGGTCCTGGAGGACACAAAGGGGAGCAGGGGGTGGCTCGGGGCCTCTCACAAACTGCCCAGAGGTGACCCTGGTACCGGGGTGTCCCAGCCcccctgcaggaattcccattCCTCCAGCTCACCCAAAGCAAAACCACAACGGTGTCCCCGTGCTGGCACACCCAGATCTTTGGGTTTAGCCCCAACAGTTTAACACAAGGCACTGCAGCTCATCCTGAGCAAAGGCAGCAGGATGGGAGCACAAGACTGGGTTTAACTTCCCTGGGACATTGTTCAGTGACCACTGAATCAAATCAGACAAATAAACCCCAAACTCATGAATTCTGAGGAAAACACCTTTTCAAAGTTACTCTTTACACACAAGATCACAAAGGGACCTAAAACAACTCTTTTGGGGCAGTCTCTTTGTGCTGggaaagctgcagctgggagggagggggagtCCTCCTGCTCCCCCCTGGCTACCAATAATCCCTGAGTCAGTTTTCCTTCTGGGAAACATCCCAGTTTTCCTTCTGAGAACACCCCACATAACACCCACCTTTTCCATCTCCCCCCATGAATTCCTTTCTAATCCCACTCCtacttcagcagctgctgctcccactaACAGATGCCCATCGAAGGCAACAACAAACAAGCCATAAACTTCCACCATAAACTTGGGGTCTCCACCCTGCAGGGTGGGAGGATCAAGGCGAACCTGTGcactaaaaagaaataaaataagtaGGGAAATAGTTTCCTATCAGCTCACCCCAGCCCAGGATATTTAGCAGTGCTGCAGATCAAAGCACACGGCGTATTTACACTTCAATAAGGCCCTGAGCAAACACATGGCTGGGTGATACCCGACGCCCCTTGCTCCATAGGAAAGCTGAAAAGTTCCACATTTCCAATGGGATAACAACTTCCACAGGTAGTTTTTAAGCCCTCAAGTT encodes the following:
- the UBXN10 gene encoding UBX domain-containing protein 10, coding for MATAAFQDSAPAQLHFPLGTAPLLWASTITMHVSRPKSAKGQRPSLSHRQGTEACLCQVPCSPPAASPRELVKSRRAPLTKAAFPPAQVSPGKIPKLLQQVPLKSCSSSLNRYRVLPSIGGKGAGSSAVEALAEQTNRLEVSGGQEDAPKASKPFSGGQGSASTLSGSGIPTEDSSQVYCAPEQGGRQGSPWVSPASSEEPHVLLAVRSPSGQRFEHHFKPSDSLQTVLAVAGQKLLANYQHCSIETMEVPRRSFCDLSKSLQECGILPRSVLCIRQDEQHDAADL